The genomic segment ACGGGTGAGTTTTATCCGGGGATGATTTGATTATCCCGCGTTGATCCGTTGTCGGCTGGATTCGCTATTCGGGGCTTTCGGGACGTTGTGTTTTTCTCTCGCAGAGTCGCGGAGGGCGCAAAGGTCGCAGAGAAAAGGCGATCGATAACAGTCGCACACGCAGGTGTAGATTAACTGTAGGAGCGAGCTTGCTCGCGATTGTGCCCGCATTGCGGGTCCGTGTTCATACGGTCCGGGGAAACCCGTTGGGCCACGCCTGCGATCGGCATGGCTCCTGGTCCTGATTGACCGCAATCGCGAGCAAGCTCGCTCCTACAGGGCGGTATCCAGCGTGCCGCAATTATTTGTCGCCTTTCTCCGCGCTCCCTGCGTGCTCTGCCCCTCTGCGTGAAAAACGGACAACGCCGAACAAACCTCAGGACTCCGCCGTTTCCTTATTGCGATCACGGAGCTCGCGGCGCAGGATCTTGCCGACGTTGCTCTTCGGCAGTTCGTCGATGATCTCGATTTCCTTCGGCACTTTGTAGCCCGTGAGGTTGTCGCGGCAATGTTTGCGCAGCCCCTCGATATCGACCGTGGCGTTCTCTTCGGCCACGACATACAGCTTCACGACCTCCCCGGATTCGTCATCCTCGATACCGACACAACCGGCCTCGAGCACGCCCTCGAATTCCGCGGCGACGGCCTCGACCTCGTTCGGGAACACCTTGAAGCCCGAGACGTTGATCATGTCCTTCATGCGGTCGACGATCTTGACCCACCCCTTCGGATTCATACTGGCGACATCGCCGGTTCGGAACCAGCCACCCTCGTAGAAAGCGTTCTCCGTTTCCTCGGGCTTGTTCCAATACCCTGCCATCACCTGGGGGCCGCGCGCGCAGAGTTCACCCGGTTCATCAAAATCGACCGGCTCTCCATCGTCGTTGCGGATGCTGATCTCGGTCGAGGGCACCGGCAGACCGATCGTGCCCGAGAACTCGCTGATGTGAATCGGGTTCGCGCACAGCACCGGCGAGGTCTCGGTCAGGCCGTAGCCCTCCACCACCACGGTACCGGTCACCTCCTGCCAGCGCTCGGCCACGGGGCGCTGAACGGCCATGCCGCCACCGACGGTCAGGCGGAAGTGACTGAAATCGAGCTGACGGAAATCCTCGTTGTGCACGAGCGCGTTGAACAGCGTGTTCACCCCGGTCATCGCGGTGAACGAGGTGTTCTTCAGTGTCTTGACGAACGTCGGTATGTCGCGCGGATTGGTGATCAGCACATTGGTGCCGCCGTGCTTGACGAAGTTCAGCAGGTTCGCCGTCAGACTGAAGATATGATAGAGCGGCAGCGGCGTGACGATGACCTCGGTCCCTTCGTCGCACTGCAG from the Halofilum ochraceum genome contains:
- a CDS encoding AMP-binding protein, producing the protein MERVWLSEYEEGVPADINPEAYASVAAVFEQSCSRFAAREAFRNMGGAITFAEFDRLARDFAAYLQQGLGLEKGDRIALMMPNVMQYPIALFGALRAGLVVVNVNPLYTARELEHQLMDAEPRAIVLVENFCHTLQEAQKKYPVDHVIVTGLGDMLGTLRGTFINFAVRHIKRMVKPWSIPWSVRWGTALSTGAEQVLQPTEIGGDDNAFLQYTGGTTGVAKGAMLTHRNMVANLEQISAWLQCDEGTEVIVTPLPLYHIFSLTANLLNFVKHGGTNVLITNPRDIPTFVKTLKNTSFTAMTGVNTLFNALVHNEDFRQLDFSHFRLTVGGGMAVQRPVAERWQEVTGTVVVEGYGLTETSPVLCANPIHISEFSGTIGLPVPSTEISIRNDDGEPVDFDEPGELCARGPQVMAGYWNKPEETENAFYEGGWFRTGDVASMNPKGWVKIVDRMKDMINVSGFKVFPNEVEAVAAEFEGVLEAGCVGIEDDESGEVVKLYVVAEENATVDIEGLRKHCRDNLTGYKVPKEIEIIDELPKSNVGKILRRELRDRNKETAES